Genomic segment of Triticum aestivum cultivar Chinese Spring chromosome 6A, IWGSC CS RefSeq v2.1, whole genome shotgun sequence:
CGCTTTGCTAAATCAAGAAAAATAGAGATGACACACAACTTAGGTAATTCAAATTTTGCATCACACTGCAGAATATTCTTTTCTGGCATTCGCTGGCAGTTCCCCTAACCAGATCGACTTAAGAATATTATGTCATAAATGAGTGCCATCTAACAAACAGCACCACTATTTTTAACACAATTGTCATTCAACCACCAAAAAGGTTCACCTATTTttaacaaaaaaattcaaattgcAATAATACACTGCATCACAGATAGAAAGGGAAAACACAAGTGGTATATCTCAATTCAAGCTATGTTTCACACGATGCAGAGATATAAAAAAACAAAATAACAACCTGCGGGCAATCTTTTGGCAGCAGAGGCGTGTGGGTGAGCCCGTTGCCGAGGTCAGCAGCTAAGGGAGAGGGGTGTTGGCAGGGAGCGGCGTTGTGCCGGGGCCAACCGGCGTCAGGGTCTGATGTACATTACACAAACATTTCAATTTCCATAGTAAGCAGCAAATGAATCACATAGTAATTAGTAAGAAGCAATCATTTATGATCATACGCAGAAAATGAATCAAGTTTAATATAAATTTACAACCAATCACAAAATAATCTTCAGATTTGTTTAGAAAATAGAAACGGAGGGAAAGAATAGATGCAGTCTCTGTTTTCAAGGCGTCCCTAAGGCGTCGCCTAGGCGACGCTTAGGCGTCAGGGCGCCCTGCGAGGGCAAGGCGTCCACCTCGCCTTAGGTGGGTGTCTAAGGCGTCCGCCTTAAGCTATAAGGCGTCCGAGGCGTCTGCCTAGGCGTCCGAGGCGTTGCCTTAGTCCATTTTGGACGCCttagcttgccaggcaggcaggggAGCTGTTTTAGGCGGGAAACAGAGTTTTGGCGGGAAACTGGAATCATGTTGGCGCCAACAGGTAAgaggggagaaagagagagagagaaacagcccCCAATCCACACACTCCTCCCCTCCTTCTCTTCAGTGGCTCCTCTCCAGCAGATCTggttcctcctcctctccagcagctcctccccctcctctccaacggttcctcctctccagcagctcctcctcttcctcctgtccagcagctcctcctcatcctcctgtcCAGCAGCTCCTCCTCTGCAGTACAGCAACAACAAGCAAGAGCAACAGTAAGGTATACCTCCCTCTCCCTTCTCCCACAccctcctctgctctctttctTCTTTGCTGGACTGTTTTGTGCTAGCTGGTTGGTGGTTGCTCACTTGTCTCTTATAGTGGTTAGTGCCTTAGTGGCCAGGCATATGTTAGTGATTAGTTTAATGATAGTGGGGTTAGTGCCTTAGTGGATGCTCCTTGGTTGAATAAAATAATGCATGTTGTTGGCCTGTTGGGTGGATTAGAATAAAGGCTAGTTGAATACTGATGCATGATGTGTTGTGCTCAACAATGGATTAGTTTAATGACTAGTTGAATGCTGATTAGTTTAATGGCTAGTTGATTGTCGCTGTTTGCTACATCTGCATGAGTAGAGTAGTTTAGTTGCTGCCACAGCAGCCTTTTCATATGCCATGGCAGCCCTTTTATCAGTTATGCTAATATTCCTttgtgtttggttgtttgctgcaGGTAGTAGAAGTGTAGCACCATGGATGGAAATGCAGCAGCTGATGGGGGTGAGCCCACCTACGATCCAATGAAAGATCCAACAAGGAAGCCACAACGGTCAAATGATCCGGGATGGAACTATGGATATTGGTCTGAGCCTCCAAATCGGGATCTTGTTGTGTGCGCTCTTTGTGGCAAGATAACTTCTGGAGGGATCAAGAGGCATAAAGAGCATCTTGTGGGCGTCGGGGGAGATGCAATTGGTTGTCCTAAGGCCACCACACAATTGAGGAGAGAAATGGGAACATATTTGGAGCAAAATAGGAGGATCAAGGGAGTAGTAGATGTAGATGATGTTCAGGAGGTTGTGGAGGTGAGTTCAGTTGGAGCAAACATCGCCTCTAAAAGGCCAAGCTCAGGGACAGCAGCCAAACAGAATAAGAAAGCGTTTATCACCAACATGCAAGGTAAAAAGAAGTCTGTTTCTGTTGTGTCTGCCACCAATAGTTCCAAGCCAATTGTTGCCATGCTACGAAGAACACCCGAGGATCTTGTAGATGAAAGACGCTCTGGGTGTTCTCAAAGCACCATGGAGTCCAGTACAAAGACTCCAGAAGAGAGGCAGTATGTCAATATGCAGTGGGCATTGTTCTTTTACGAGTGTGGCATTCCATTCAACGCTGCAAGTAGTAGGCAGTTTGAGGTTGCAATTGAAGCCTCTTGTCAATATGGGTCAGGTTACAAGCCTCCTAGTGCACATGAGCTGAGAGAGAAATTGCTTAATGATTGTGTGAAGGAAACAGGACTTTTGAGGAGGCAACATGAGGCAGCATCGAAAAAATATGGATGCACACTCATGTCGGATGGCTGGTCGGATAAAAGAGGACGCCATTTGATTAACTTCCTTGTTAATAGTCCAGAGGGCACTTTCTTCTTGGAGTCGGTTGATGCCTCAAGTGTATGTCATGATGGTGATATGATAGCTGATTTGCTTGAGAAGAGAATTCTGGATGTTGGAAAAGAGAATGTGGTACAAGTTATCACCAATAATGGTGCTAATTACAAGAAAGCTGGCCACCTTCTAATGGAGAGGATGCCTACTCTATATTGGAGCCCGTGTGCATGTCATTGCTTGGACCTAATGTTGGAAGATATAGGAAAGTTGAAGGCATTTAAGAAGCCTATTGCAGGGGCTAGACGTGTCACAACTTTCATCTATAGACATGGAAGACTTCTTAGTCTAATGAGGAAGGCCACGGGTGGGGATCTTGTGAGACCAGCAGCCACTCGTTTTGCCACAGCCATCCTCACACTTAGGAGTTTGGTCAAGAACAAGGCTGCATTGAGGAGTTTATTTACATCTGAAGAATGGGTTGGAAACAAGTTAGCAAAAACACAAGTTGGCTTGAATGTGCAAGAGATTATACTTTCAACGGAGTGGTGGAGCGCAATTGAGGACTGCCTTAGAGCTTCAACTCCACTTCTTAGAGTTCTTAGAGTAGCAGATGGTGATGAGAAGCCTGCCATGCCAGAGATTAAAGCACTTATGATTTATGCAAAGGAGAGGATCAATCTAGGTTTCCCTCAACAAAACAAGCAACCATTGCTCAAGAAGATCTTGGCCATTGTTGATAAGCGTTGGGAGAATCAAATGGATCATCCATTGTATGGGGCTGCTCTATTTTTGAACCCAGGAAAGTTCTTTCCTATTGTAAGCAGAAATTATGATGCCTTAGTTGGGGAGCTTAGGAGCTGCTTTAATGATGTGCTTGCAAAAATGGTACCGGATGCCAATGTTCGAAAAAAGATTGATCAACAATCTGTGCTCTATGAGCAACAGCGAGAAAGCTTTTCTAATCCATTGGCACTCGAGACCATGAGCACAAGAAACCCTCGTAAGTCATATTAAATGCATCATGTTAATTTCAGCATGTTAATTCCAGTTCCAGCAATGTAATTTCTGTACAAACTCTTAATATGTGTCAGTTTTTATCATTTTAGTTGATTGGTGGAGTTCATTTGGTGGTCGGGCCATTGACCTACAAAGGTTTGCAAAGTGCATTGTTAGTCTTTGTGCTTCATCATCTGGTTGTGAGAGGAATTGGAGCACGTTTGAATTTGTAAGTCAACTAGTAAAGCAGTATTTGTGTTTGTTCaatgatgatttcagcaagttattTACTTATTTCACTTGTTGTTTCTACTTTGTAGATCCATACAAAGAAAAGGAACAGATTACAATGGAAAAGGTTGAATGATCTTGTCTTTGTTTCATACAACCGGAAGAATATGCAACGGTTTCAAAAGAGGCGTGAGAAGGTGGGCGAGAATAGCTTTGAGGCTTTGGTCATTGAGGATTTTGATTGGGGCAATGAGTGGGTGGACCCATCACTATCACAACCTCAAGGTGCTCGAGGTTGTCCTGAAGACAATCAAGACATTACATGGGAGGATGTTGATGTGGCTATTGGTGCATCTTCAAACCTTCGAGGCCGCAATCTGCATAGGACAGCAACTACACTTCGTAGGGGCCAGACAAATGTCCGTCTGCACTACGCGCGCAAGAGACCTACTACAACACGACCTATAATTCCTGAAGAAGATGAGGTAGAGGAGGACTTGGAGCAAGAGCAACACTCAAGTATGCCCAATGCGGAGGGGGAGGATTCAGACTacgttgaggatgatgatgtgagCAATGACGATCAAGAGCCAACTAATGTTGACCAAGATGGTGAAGACAACACCAATGCCAATGAGTTTGATGATGATGACTTTTGATTGAGACTTTGAGAGTGGAGAGACATGAGAGAGCTGAGCTGGCCACCTTTATCCCTTTTGCTATGCTGGAATTATCTATTATTCTATTTGCCTTATGTGGAATTATGTATTATTCTGTTTGTCTTATGTGGACCATTGCAGATTGCAGTTGCACTCATACTTGCTATCTTTCTTTCCACTTTTGTTTGCTGCCtcacttttatttctattttttgtgGAATGTGCACTGGTAAGTGATACATTATTCTAACATATTTGTTCATGACTTCATGTTGATGCAGAATTCTGTTGGGGAGAAAAGCAAGTGCAAAGAGGATGGGGGCTCTACAACAATCAGTTGCAAGGTGTGTATGGCTGTATGCCTAGTTGCTTAATGCCTACCAAATTCTACTTAATTCTGTTGCTTACAAGTCTCTAAGGCGTCGCCTCGCCTTATGCCTCAGCGCTTAGGCAGTGAGGCGCCCCCCAGCGCCTCGcctcgccttaccgccttaaaaacataggATGCAGTACATTGTGGTTGTTGAGGAACGGAGGCCGGACTGCTGGATGGTGCTGCCGCCGCGCCAGGGAGGACCGAGGACGGTGGCTGGAGCCTGGAGGTCGCTGCCGGCTGCCGCCGCGCTCGGGAGGCCGGAGGTGGACTGGTGGCCTGGCGCCTGGCGGAGCCGCGGAGGAGGGGGCTGGGCGCCGGAGGCCGAGGGCAGGGGAGTGAGATGGTCggatggaggggaggggaggggagggaccgAGGGAGCGGCAGGAGAGGGCCGGCCGGTCGCCGCCGGAGCCTTCAGCTAGCGCTAGGTTGGGGAAAAGGTTAGAATCGAGGAAGGGAAATGACGTGCTTAGGCGGTCGGCTACTTTTTTTGGCTACTCGCACGCCTAACCAGACACCGCGTCGCTCATGTCTGGTACCAAGCGTGGCTGCCTGGGTGTGTCTGGGCTCATGGGCCAACGGCCTAGTCACTCTTTATATTACCTTATATAATACATGTAGTATTTGTTTTTGCACAAAACTCTTTGGTAGTCCACGCCTAAAAAGAGAAATGGCCGGCAACGAGCTCACCCACACGCTGAAGGATTATAGTCGCATATAAAACGTCTCACAAATCGTCTCTAAGTTAATTAAAATTATATACCTATTTTCTAAATGACCAATTATAAGCAAAAGTTTGTGACGCCCTATAAACGTCTTAAGAAGCGTCTTTAGTTGCTAGTGTTCATGATCGTAGAGACGAAGACAATATCGTCTCAGAAAAAGCGACCATACAAGTTGTTTTTGTTGTAGTgactccaaagtcaataatagcggagaacaaacgaagagattatggtagggtacgaaaccacctcaaagttattctttccaatcaatccgttgggccattcctataagtgtcacaaacagccctagagttcgtactagaataacaccttaagacacaaatcaaccaaaaccctaatgtcacctagatactccaatgtcacctcaagtatccgtgggtatgattatacaatatgcatcacacaatctcagactcatctattcaaccaacacatagaacctcaaagagttccccaaagtttctacggaagagtcaagacaaaaacgtgtccaacccctatgcataggttcatgggcggaacccgcaagttgatcaccaaaacatacatgaagtggatcaatagaataacccattgtcaccacggttatcccacgcaagacatacatcaagagttctcaaatccttaaagactcaatccgataagataacttcaaagggaaaactcaattcattacaagagagtagagggggagatgcactacggaacgagtaaagagacttgccggtaacgatattgaactaggtattgagataccgacgatcaaatctcgggcaagtaacataccgatgacaaagggaacaacggatattgttatgcggtttgaccaataaagatcttcatagaatatgtgggaaccaatatgagcatccaggtttcgctattggttattgaccggagacatgtctcgatcatgtctgcatagttctcgaacccatagggtccgcacgcttaaagttctgtgacgatcggtattatgagttttttgtgttttgatgtactgaaggtagttcggagtcccggatatgatcacggatatgacgaggagtcccaaaatggtcgagacgtaaagatcgatatattggatgactatgttcagacaccgtaattgtttcgggaggtttcggacatttaccggagtaccggggggttaccgaaagccgccggggagtatattgggcctaatgggccttagtgggagaagaggaggggaggccaagggcagccgcgtgccccctccacctctagtccgaattggacaaggagggggcggcgcccccctttccttctcttccacTCTCCATttcttctcctctcctactccaactaggaaaagagggagtcctactcccggtgggagtaggactccccccttggcgcgccctcctccttggccagtCGCCTCCCCCCCTTAGCTCATTTATATATGGggacaggggcaccccatagacacaacaattgatctgttgatctcttagccgtgtgcggtgcccccctccaccataatccacctcggtcatatcgtagcggtgcttaggcgaagccctgtgttggtagct
This window contains:
- the LOC123128369 gene encoding uncharacterized protein, producing the protein MVPDANVRKKIDQQSVLYEQQRESFSNPLALETMSTRNPLDWWSSFGGRAIDLQRFAKCIVSLCASSSGCERNWSTFEFIHTKKRNRLQWKRLNDLVFVSYNRKNMQRFQKRREKVGENSFEALVIEDFDWGNEWVDPSLSQPQGARGCPEDNQDITWEDVDVAIGASSNLRGRNLHRTATTLRRGQTNVRLHYARKRPTTTRPIIPEEDEVEEDLEQEQHSSMPNAEGEDSDYVEDDDVSNDDQEPTNVDQDGEDNTNANEFDDDDF